The DNA sequence CTGTGCTAGCAACAGTGCCACACTCAGCTTCGGTAGAGAACCAAGATACAACCCTTTGTTTTTTAAAGGACTAGGAAATTTGTGCTTTTTCAAAATAGATAACATAGTCTGTTGTAAATGTACAGTCAGCTAGATCTCAAGCCCAGTCTGAGTCAGAATATGCAACTAGACATTTATCTATGTCtttggatagtttgagaccGTAAGTTGAAGTTTGATGTAAATAGCGAAGTAATCGTTTAGTTGCCTTCTAATGAAAGTAACGAGGATCATGCATGAATTGAGATAACTTGCTTAAGCTTGCCAACCACACTTCGAAAGAGAGTTCCATCAGTAGATGTACTAGTAGAAGCAACAGTGAGGGTAGTAGTAGGAGTCATAGGTGTTGGTACTCCTTTACAATCTTGCATGCTAATATCACTTAAAAGTTCCTATATGTATTTATGTTATGAGAGGAATAAGCCACTTTGAGTAGAGACAACTTCAATCCACATAGATCAAGATATTCACAGTGAAGCCAAATTTATGTAATATAAAGAGAGACAGATCTAATTTTGACTTGAAAAAATCAATAGTTACCAGAAAATTTTTCAACTCATTATACCATGCTTGGGGCGCTTGTTTGAGGtcataaattactttttttagcTTGCAAACATGAGTAGATTGTGTGGGATGCTCAAAACTCGGTGATTGTCTCATGTATAGCTCTTCTTCCAAGTGACCTTGAAGGAAAGCATTATTTACGTCAAGTTGATGTACAGACCAGTTCTGCTAAGTTGCAATAGAAAGGACAAAGTCGAACTGTGGTTGGTTTAATCACTGGACTAAAAAGTGGAGTGAAAATTTATATCAGGACACTGAGTGAAGCCCTTAGTTACAAACATTGTCTTGTACCTATCAATAGAATCATTTGGGTGAAAATACAAAATAACCATTTACAATTACCCGCGTTTTTGGATGGATTATGAGGTACCAAATCTCATGTCTAGTTTTTGACAAGTACACTGAATTCTTGCTTCATAGCAGTAGGCCACAAGGGTTGTAGGATGGCTTATTTGTATGTTCTGGGAATTGGTAGTGGGTGGATTGTGATGTGAAATTGTTTAGGTTTAAGATCCCAGTTTTGGATCTGGTTGTCATGGGATGTTTGAAAGTCGTGAATTTTAGATTTGTAGGTACAGATGGAAGGTTTGTATTTGATGTCAAGGGTGGAGGAGGAAGTGGTAGGATTGTAATATTGGAATTTATGAGAATGGGTGGGTTGATTGTTATGGAATAGTTGGATTTGTAGACTAGTTCGTTGGGTCTGGTAGCTGTGTAGTTAAAGGTAAAGGAGTTAAGTTGGAAGTGGAAGTACCTGATTATGGCAGGGCCATAGTTGGAACAGAGAAAGTGGGACTTGTTAGACTTGATGGAGTCTTTGCCAAATATGGAAGTTCAAGATTGGAGTGGAGAATTTTTGTTTGAGTGGGTATCACGTGACTATGTAAATCTTCACAAAATATATTGGAAGTTTTATCTTTCaaagtagaaaaaatattttcaaaaggaaaattattttcaaaaggaaaattattttcaaaaaataaaatatccctTGATAAATATAACTTTGATTTTACTGGATCAAAACATTAATGAGCATAGTAGTTATTTAAAAACCCCACATAAACACAAGGAGAGGAGTGaggctttaatttattttttgtgtaAGGCCAGAGTCATGGATAACATAAACAGCAAAAAACTTGAACTGACTCATATTTAGgagttttttgaaataaaatctcAAAAAGATTTTGATTACTTAGATTTGGGGTGTTCAATCGATTTATGAGATAGCTTGATGACAAGCAGAGCTCTAAAAGTTTTGTAAAAGAGAGGTTTGATATAAAAGTGTTTTGGTTGTCTCAAGTATATGGTAAAAGCAGTGCTCAACTAGAGTTACACATTGAGGTATGTATGGTGGTTAAACTAAATATTCAATGCCAGGagcttttaaatataataacagTCTTTAAAATTCTCCTTCTCTATTAGTATAAagagttaaaattttagtataaaaacattttttcaATAAAGGATGTAGAgttgaaaaaaattttagaacttATTGTTTAGATTTTAACATGTATAACCACATATACCTAGAAAAATAATCGACAAATAAAATATAGTAGTGTTTTTTATCAATTGAAAGTGTGGAAAAAGGTCCCCAAAGATAGCTAAATATTATTTGTAGAGGAGATTGGCTTTATAAACTATTTTTTGCAAAAGAAAGGCAATGCATTTTGTTTGACAAGAATTACAAATAAATGTAGGTGAATCAGTAACTGGAATTGAAAGTTTatgcaaaattttatttaaaacttgaTCATTGGGATGACCTAGATACCTATGTCAAAGATTATGAGATACTGTAAAATTACATTTGGCACATTGACGTAGACTTCTTGGAGGCTATTCATAGAGCTCATTTTTACTCTGTTTACAAACTAGAGGCCCTCCGTGATTTGATCATTCACAAAataatgaaaaggaaaaaattaaatggaagTGTTATTATCAAGACAAAATTGAGAGACAGGAATAAGTTTATTTGTGATTTTGAGAGAGCATAAAACATGAGAAAGTTTAAAAACACAATTTGAAGCATGCATGTTAGTGTCACCAGTATGGGATATTGGAATGGAGTTACCGTTGCTCACATAGATCTCATTTTGACTGTAGTAATCATGTAAAGTGGTTAGGTCGTATACATCAGATGTGATGATTAGAAGCTGCGGAAGTCAAGTAGATTGTCAATTTACTTCATGAACTACTATCTCTATTACCATTATTCCACGAATCATGTGTGATAATCTCAGCACCACATATGTGCGTCATAATCTAATTCTACGCAGCAAAATAAAACATGTTACAATTGATTTTCACTTTGTCAAGAAATACGTGCAAAGTAAAGAAATTAAAGTTCATCACCTAAACTCTGCTGATCATATTGCTAATTTTCTAACTAAGCCACTTTCCAAGACATCATTTCAGCGTCCTTCTATCAAGTTGGGTGCCGTTGATGTCTCCACACAACTTCCAAGAGTatagtaataaattattttaaatgcttATAACTAAGTCCACGACCACcactttgttattttttatttagtcttttttatttttagttttcgttaattgatttttttcttattacttttcatattttagtgtattattgagattattttagaattttatggagtacattatttatatatactCAGTTCATTATTGAATAAAACATAAACTTCTCCATATAGAAGATTTATGATATTGAGAATTCTATGTATTTGTATTTCTGTatagaatacatttatatagtatataccagtggttgagtttgatacagattatatgaataacaaatattatctcaacCAACTATAAAtcttatcataactctaaatcttatcacaactctaaccttatcatgactctaaaccttatcacaactctaacccttatcactaactaaatacaagataagtatacagctataactcaagttacaaatagataaaactgttatagttagtctttatctttaatacgcccccgcaagattgaggcgccatcggagactccaatcttggttctaaagtaacaaaactgagttcttcccaaagcctttgtaagcacatcagcaacttgatcttttgaaCTTATGTGAAGAACCCTTAACTGTCCAGCATTAATTTTCTCGCGAACAAAATGGTAATCCAGTGCAAGATGCTTCATCCTAGTATGATAGATTGGATTGGCGCAGAAGTAAGTCGCACCAAGATTATCACAATGAAGGACTGGTGGTTGTGATATTGGTACTCCCAAATCTTGTAATAAACTTTGAACCCAAAATACCTCTGCTGCAGCATTGGCTAAGGCTTTGTACTCAGCCTCTGTAGAAGATCGGGAGACAGTCTTTTGGCGACTAGATTTCCAGGATATAATATTAGAACCAAGATATAGAACATAAGCTGTTGTAGACCGCCCATTATCAAGGACACCACCCCAATCAGAATCAGAGAAGGCAGACAGAGTATGAGTGGAATTTCGATTGAGAAATAAGCCATAATATATGGTTCCTTTAAGATATCGCAAAACACGTTTCAGTGCTTGAAGATGAGTTTGCGTCGGTGCATGCATAAATTGTGACAGCCGATTCACtgcaaaagaaacatcaggacGCGTAATTGCCAAATATTGAAGAGATCCAACAATTTGGCGATATACGGTGGAATCAGTCGAACTAGAACCATCATTTAAGATGAGCTTGTCTCCTGTAGACATAGGAGTATTCACCTCTTTAGCTCCAGCCATATCAAATCGGTCTAACAAATCAGCAATATGTCGATGTTGAGAAAGAAATAATCCTGCAGCTGTAGAAATCACTTCAACCcccaaaaaatgatttaatattcccaaatctttgacagagaactgagcagatagcttctgtacacaggtatgcagaaaatgattgttattacctgtaagtacaatatcgtcaacatatactagaaaatatgcaataatcccattggaggaaaaaataaacaaggacGCATCAGCATTTGATTTGCGAAAACCAAGTTTGAGCAAAAAAGAAATAAGTTCAAGATACCAAGCTCGTGGAGCCTGTTTCAAACCATAAAGAGACTTCTTCAGTTTGCAAACATAATCAGGAAACTCAGGTTGCACATATCCTGGAGGTTGCTGCATGTAGACATCTTCATAAAGTGTGCCATGTAAAAAGGCATTATTTACATCCAATTGCCTTAACTGCCATCCTTTAGAAATTGCAAGAGTAAGAACTACCCGAATTGTAACCGGTTTTGTAACCGGACTAAATGTCTCAAAATAATCACGTCCAGGTTCCTGAAGAAATCCTTTGGCAACCAAACGTGCCTTGTACTTATCAATAGTACCATCCGGTTTACGCTTAATccgaaacacccatttgcaactaataagatgatgtttgtctctcggaaccagctcccaagttttatttttcaaaagagCATTGTACTCTGAATCCATCGCCTGCCGCCAAAGTGAACTGGCCAGAGCTTGTTTCACTGTTCTTGGCTCGAGTGTATCCGGTAAAGGATATTTAGTTGTAAGATTAacaaaagaataattaaaatactttgagTTAGGCTTCCTTTGTCGCTGCTGCCGTTGTACAGGAGCTGGAACTGAGTCTTGTGAAACAATCGGTAGTGGCAAATCTAAATCAGTAGTAGAAGATTCAGTCATCAAAGGGTCAACTTGTTGAGTCTCAGTACTAATTAATGGCATGGTAGATTGATCAGATTCTGCTGATAATGCTGTAATAGATTCGGAACCAGTACTTGAAACCAACAAATCAGAATCACTTGGAATAGAAATTGCCAATGGAACCGAAGCAACTGCAGTTGGTGCAACAGGTGATGGATTTGGTTGTTGTGCCGAACCTGTACAAGAAGCATCTCGAAAATAATCTGTAAATTGATGAGAACTAGTGCAAGTTTCAgatggaaaaatatgctcaacaaATTGAACATGACGAGACAAATACAAACGATTAGCCTTTGGATCGTAACATTTGTATGCAGATTGAGTTGGAGAATATCCAAGAAAAATACAAGGCAATGAACGACACTGAAGTTTAGAATTATTATATGGCCTTAGCCATGGAAAACAAAGGCAACCAAAAGATTTCAATCTCTTAAAACTATGAGGCATACCAAACAATCTAGAGAAAGGTGTTTGAAACGAAATAGCAGACGAAGGCAACCGATTGAGCAAATAAACAGCAGCCTGAAAAGCATGAGACCAATAATTAGAAGGTAAAGACGAAAATTGTAACATAGCAAGACCTGTTTCAACTATTGAGCGATGACGACGTTCAGCAGTACCATTATGCTCTGGCGTATGTGGAGGTGTTGTATAATGTGAAATACCACAAGACAAAAAATGATTCTTAAGCTTTTGATACTCCCCACCATTATCAGTGAACACAGAAACAATTCTagtgtgaaaataattttcaaccaatttttgaaagtggataaacaaatcatgagtatcagatttctacttcatgggatatagccaaacatacttagaatagtgatcaataaatgtaacgtaatatgcatagccatcaatagatttttgtgtaggaccccaaacatcggaATAAACAAGTTGCAAAGGCTTATTACTAACAAGAGAATTCTCAAAAAACGGTAATTTATGACTCTTGCTCATAGAGCAGGAAGTACAATGAAAACTAGAAACATATTTAGACATAGACTGAAGACCAATATTTCGAAGTACTAACAAAAGGACTTTATTGTTGGGATGACCAAGCTTGTGATGCCATTCAGAAAGCAAAGACAGACACCGAGTAGTAACATTCAGCTGAGAACGTTGAGAATTAACTCTGGAAAAACTTGCACAGTAGATATCATCAATGTTCTCTCCCCGTAGTAGAGACGCCCCCGTGTACAGATCCTTCACAACAAAATAAGATGGAAAAAATTCCACAGAAACATGATTAGTGCGACACAACTTAGCAATTGAGACCAAATTCTTGTGCAGATTAGGCACGCATAACACATTAGGCAATAATAAATTCTTAGAGTAAGTAGGAATTTGCACAAAACCAGTATGTGATACAGCAAGCGTTTTACCATCACCAAGTTGTACTTCCTCAGGACCTCCATAGTCAGAATAGCTTTGCAAAGAAGCTGGATTCGACACAACATGATGAGAAGCTCCGCTATCAAACAACCATTGTTGTGGAGAAGAAGCAGCCATAGAAGAAGTAACATTAACTGCAGGTATCGGTGCTGAAGAATGCGAGGTATCAGTCTTCAAAGACATATTATTCTCCTTAAGAAAGCGAGCCAATTTGCGACATTCAGCAGTAGTATGCCCAGTATATTCACAAAATTGACATACCACATCAGGTCGATAAGAACCTCGACCTCGACCACCAGAGTAAGAACCACGACCACCACGTCGATTTTCAGAATAATTGGAGTTTTGTGGAGATCGATTATAATTGCCATTCTGATTGTGTGAACGCCCTCCAGAACGTTGAGTGTAATTGACAGTAGCAATCACTTGTGACGTAGCTGAAACAGTTGTGGAATCTTTTTCTTGTAGGGATCGTTCATGATCAGTAAGTTTTTCAAAGAGATCAGAAAAGGTTATTGGGGTTTCACGAACTTTTAACGCAGCAACTATGGAACTGTAATCATCTCCCAATCGCGTGATAATATAAACAATCAAGTCATCATCACTCACCAGATTCTGGGTAAGAGCAAGCTCATCTGCAATAGCCCTCATCTCATTGAGAAAAATAGCAATCGGTTTGGTTCCCTTAGAGTTCTGtgctaatttagtttttaaggaCAGAATTCTAGAACGAGAAACATTAGCAAAACTCTGGTGAAGCCGATCCCATGCTTCTTTGGCAGTATTGGCTGAAGAAATCAAGGGTTGAATAGTATCGGAACAACTTCCTAAAAGAGCACTGATCAAAATTTGATCTTGTCGAAACCATAAGGCGAAAGCTGGGTTGGCTGTTTTGTCTTTTTCAGAAAGAAATTGTGATGGTGCAACCCGTGaaccatcaataaaatcaagtaAATCAAGACCAATTAAGGTTGATTGGATCTGTTTTCTCCAAACAGGAAAATTCTCCGGAGTAAGTTTAATTGGAAAATGCGTTGGAGCATTTAATTGAATGACGGTATTGGATGACGAAAccattaattaaaagaaaattggatcagaaaactcgtgagagcagattgcggctctgataccatatagaagatttatgatattgagaattctatgtatttgtatttctgtatagaatacatttatatagtatataccagtggttgagtttgatacagattatatgaataacaaatattatctcaaccaactataaaccttatcataactctaaatcttatcacaactctaaccttatcatgactctaaaccttatcacaactctaacccttatcactaactaaatacaagataagtatacagctataactcaagttacaaatagataaaactgttatagttagtctttatcttTAATACTCCATTTactcaaatattttttatagtatCATTAGAGTGTATTATTTTTCTGATACTATAAgagatatttaaataaatagaaaagttTGTGttctaaatatatataaacaatatactcaataaagttttaagataatcttaataaaataatcgAAATATGAAAAGTAACAACAgaaaaaaatcaactaataaaatttaaaaataaagaagactaaataaaaataacaaaataatgaatttaatcATAAGTATTTGAAGCAGTTGGTTATTAATCTCAACCAAAttcaattttctttaaataaaaagCCAAGTAACCAACGgattagaaaataaatgaaaaggtTGTGGGTTTTTTTTTGTCGGCAgaattcttttcctttcttttcaatCGGTCGCTATCTTCTACAATCCGCACATTCTAGAGCTCTGGtattaacaataataattataccGACATCaataattgataaatattatCACAATGATTTACAACTTCATCAACAGATTTTAAGGACAAAAAAAAAGTAggttattttaaatgaataagattgtaatttttaataataaagttaattttaaatttaattaaatttattttgaattgcTTATATCAACCTTAAACTCAATTACTATTATTCATTTATTATCTAATCaggttttatattatatattttagttaataatttatttaacttcttttaaaattaataatttatattttaagactactaattttataaatgttaCAATATATATAcactttatatttaatatttatttatataagatgattttaaataataaacttaGTCCATAGAATataaacaataatattttttaaatttaatttaagctatacagtatttaaaatttattgatttaattaatttaaaataattctatTCAAGGTAATGCactttctattaaattttaaaaatactcatacatatttattttttaaacctaAATTCAGTTCAAATCTAATTGTATCCTTATAGAATAAAAGATTCAATCAaaccaaatattaaaaatagtgaaatcataATCATCCCTACCAAACAATCAATGCAATTATCACTATTATATTCCCACATATATATACACATGCACGCATATTATCTTTTTTCCCTGTAAGGTATCCTAATGAAACAATGGGCAGTAGAACATGGTTTTAGGAGGTCTAGAAAGGTAGACCATAATCAATTGGCTCAATAACATGAGATGAACTTAATCAAAGCACTTCCAGTAACACTATTGCTTCAAAAGGATAGAATCCAAATCTAATAGATAAAAATCAATTGTTAATGTGAAAAATACACCAATTTATGATGTCAAGGTAGTAGAACACAGCTCTTTTTTTGTCACCTGTGATGAACATTTTTAACATTTAGGGTTCACTCTGCTAAGCCAGCAATGTGAACTCCCCTATCTCATGTGGAGCTAAAAACAAGATCCTAATCTAAAGCAATTCCAGGAATACAAATTAGTTGCTTAGAATAGCACATCTACAAACAACTTCAACCCACTGCTGTTCATTATACAAATTCCAGGCATAATAATGGCCTCTCTTATAGATAACAATTGGACAAATTATTCATGTCAAGATTCATACCAAAATAAATCAGAATCAGCCTTAGCTCACGCGTGAATCAACAATTCGTGCAGTTGTCTGACGTCGAGGAATTCCAATTTCACAAGCATTAACTCTAGCAGCAAATCGGAGAGAACACAGGGATTCACCAACTGAAGTGGGTTCTGGTGAAATATTGACAAACATTAAGGTTTTTGAATCCCCACCTAGACAAGGCTGTTCAAAGAATCAATCACAGATTCACAATTAGAAAAATCTTGTAATCTAAAACGAACTGGCCTGATTAGAAGGGGCAATGAAGCTTAACGAGTATAGTTGAGATAAATGGGTTTACCTGTAGAAGATATGTCAATTTTGAATTCCTAAAAGGAACATGATCTTCTTTCTTTGCCAGGGCAAATATGACGTCACTTAAACATGACAAACTTTTATTGATGGCCTATTTATATAGGAGGTTAGGACAACTTGatcaaataaaaagaagaaacagaCTTACTAAAAATTTCAAAAGCAAATACCTGAGTTTCCTTCAACCTATCCCCAGTTGCCCCACTCTTAGAGAGTCGCTCACTTCCCGCAAGGTCAATGAGGTTTAACACACCTTGTACTTGTTGTTCAGTGTTCTAGCATACAAGAAAACAAcagaataaatagaaaaatcattaaaaaaaattcttaagtaTATTTAGGATATTACAAACCTCATTCACCCCAGATATTCTTAATGTGAACACAAAATGGCTTCTTGATGACTGCTCATTCATTTGTGTCTTTCCTACAGACCTGCATAAAGATAGCAGCAGTTTAAAACTTCACTGAATTAATTCATCCTGATATGTGAAAAGTTGAACTAGATTCACAACATTACATGTTTTCAACATACTTTAAATTGTAGATGCAACAACTCTGAATTTTCATCTCAGATATTTATCATATATACAACAAAGAACGACTTTATATTCATAATGGAAATCTAAATGCAGTCAGCTGGAAAACGCAACACACGATATGAACAATGGTTATGCCATTACCTGCTTTGGGCAGCTTGCCGTAGAAGAGAGGAAATCTCTTGAATGCTACAGACATCAACGATAGTGAGGTCAGTGACATATGTATTGCCGTTTGCATCATGTTTTATAGTATACTGCTTCCCAGTATTTTCCGCAGCACTTGATTTGTTTGTCAACAATAAATCACGGATGTTTTCATTGTATATCTCCAACATTGACGCCTATCATTATTTGAAAAGAATGCTTTGTCAGTCAAGGTAACAtgttaaaaaaatcatattttctttgaaagattacCTGCATTTTGTACTTCCAACCCTGAGCTAAAAGGGACTGGCTAGCTTGAAATATTTGTTCTAGAGATCGAGGTATCAACCCTTTTTGATCTGGAGTCTCTGTTTTACCCATCATTGTATAAGTTTTTCCGGAACCAGTTTGACCATAAGCAAAAATGCATACCTACAGAAGGCACCGAAATAGCACCCATAAATGAACAAATTTACTAGGGCAAACAATAAGTAATGAGAAAATTAAACCGCATTTTTGGCAAAAAGCCAAGAGAACATAACACTTTAAGTATAAAACTACTGAACCAAACTAATATTCTGAGATACAAATTTGATAATGCGAAATAATATCGCACATTTCCATCAGTACAATTTCTGATCCAAGTTATTGCTATGGAACACTTCATAGTGCTTTTACAGAGACAACAGCTAGATAGGATGAGGTAGAAGTTTTCAATTACATAATCAATAAACAAGGAACTCTATGTAGGGTGAAATCAACTAAATAGAAAGCATAAGCTGCATGCAACATGGACTCACCTTGTAACCATCAAGCGCACTCTGTATCAGTTGAGATATTTCTACAAAAACATCTTGCTGAGAAGCATCGTGACTAAACACCTTGTCAAATGTGAAAGGATATTTCTGCCCTGCTTACAGAAAATAGCGTTAGCTTAGCGAATGATAAACTTTTGCAACAAACACATCCACCAATCCAATTATTAACTGATCGAAAATTAGTCACAGAAAAACAATTGTCTATACCACTTTGCGTCAAGTCAATTCCCCGATCAAGATTTTCTACTGATGTAGGATATGAAATCACTGGCGCTTCTGTTCCAACACTATCATCTGGTAACAAAGGTCGCACTCTACAGAATACACGGATGTTCCCCTTTAATTCCTGTGATACAACAAATTTCATTACCATTTATGGCCTAATGTTCGCAGCCATCCAGAGCATTTTATCAAGTTCATAAATAAGAGGAAAAAGAAGAGTTACCAAGATAGTGTTATGCAGCTTTTTCCTTAATTTTTCTCCGTCAATTAATTGATGTTCTGCTTCCATAAGGCGCTCTTGCAGGTCTCGTGTAGTTCTTCTTAGTTCTTCAAATTCTGTCCTTGCTTCTGCTGTTGAAAAATCAGCCATCTAAACAAAACAAACAATCACTACAACTTATTAGCAAAACTAAGAAACTTAACTGCACAATTCAAGAAACTTTAGATGATGCACTTTGAGACGGCAATGTGAGAAGGACTTCATTACTTCTTTAACttgaacaattaaattaaaatattacctTTAACTTCTCATTAGCAGCAGTTAACTGATGCTCCAATAAATGTATACGCTCTCTTTGAGTAGAACATGTCTCCTGCAACAAAATACCTAGTCTCAAAGGTTGCGCAATCTATATGTATAGAATTTAGGAAGTGGTCGGAGCAAACCTCCAGGGATTTTGTTTTTGCCATCAAATTATCTATCTCTGCAAAGGATTTGCCTGTGCTTTCTTTATACTTCAAAACTTCAGCAGTCAAAACTTGTACTTGTCCTGTTTGGCGATCACGATCAT is a window from the Manihot esculenta cultivar AM560-2 chromosome 16, M.esculenta_v8, whole genome shotgun sequence genome containing:
- the LOC110603113 gene encoding kinesin-like protein KIN-14C, with amino-acid sequence MASRNQNRPPRSPSTKDGVGAGGGGIPLDKRRRIGIGRIGGPTSTDRKPFGSVNKRQDVTASGDTGGTDGSEIENIDFTKEEVEALVNERPKMKKFDHKGNMELVNELNTRLKLCIKWFQKRDEANVDEQGKLRNTLESSEKKCADMEVEMKNKEENFNGVISDLRKENTSLQEKLTKEESEKLEAIDCHRREKEARTALETLQASLSKELEKAQQDILVANQRATSLDDMYKRLQEYNLSLQQYNSKLHAELETARESLKRVEKEKATIVENLSTLRGHYNSLQEQLTLSRASQDEAMNQKESLVNEVKCLRGELQQVRDDRDRQTGQVQVLTAEVLKYKESTGKSFAEIDNLMAKTKSLEETCSTQRERIHLLEHQLTAANEKLKMADFSTAEARTEFEELRRTTRDLQERLMEAEHQLIDGEKLRKKLHNTILELKGNIRVFCRVRPLLPDDSVGTEAPVISYPTSVENLDRGIDLTQSGQKYPFTFDKVFSHDASQQDVFVEISQLIQSALDGYKVCIFAYGQTGSGKTYTMMGKTETPDQKGLIPRSLEQIFQASQSLLAQGWKYKMQASMLEIYNENIRDLLLTNKSSAAENTGKQYTIKHDANGNTYVTDLTIVDVCSIQEISSLLRQAAQSRSVGKTQMNEQSSRSHFVFTLRISGVNENTEQQVQGVLNLIDLAGSERLSKSGATGDRLKETQAINKSLSCLSDVIFALAKKEDHVPFRNSKLTYLLQPCLGGDSKTLMFVNISPEPTSVGESLCSLRFAARVNACEIGIPRRQTTARIVDSRVS